The following proteins are encoded in a genomic region of Streptomyces lunaelactis:
- a CDS encoding FAD-dependent oxidoreductase, whose product MTRPTQTAPSSKPRRAVVIGGGMAGMLAAAVLADFTDEVTVIERDALPEGPEPRKSLPQARHVHVLWSGGARAFEELIPGITDRWLAAGARRIPLPTGLVSMTAQGWLPRWPEMQYMIACTRDLLDWVVREHVLELPGVSLLQGYEMHALEGDESRVTGVRVRTPDGGELTVGADLVLDASGRGSRATQWLRELGVGDIEEAEVDSGLVYASRVYQAPEGSETFPIVNVQSNPGDPVPGRTATIVPVESGRWLVTLSGTRGGEPSRDPDQFEAFARSLRHPVVGELIAMTTPLSDEVTLSRSTVNRRHYFEKASAWPDGFIVVGDSVATYNPLYGQGMTVAAQGLVALRNALRRNALGVRGLSRRIQRAIARPAGLAWELATSQDILYPDAVGRQPRPGTALANAYVNRLVRTATGRARATRAFLGVITMSEPVTSWLQPDIIVAALRGPGRKPLTKPPLTEEELKVAAGGGRATQVQPTSTH is encoded by the coding sequence ATGACGCGCCCCACCCAGACCGCCCCCTCCTCCAAGCCTCGCCGTGCCGTGGTCATCGGCGGCGGTATGGCCGGCATGCTCGCGGCGGCGGTCCTGGCCGACTTCACCGACGAGGTCACGGTCATTGAGCGCGATGCACTGCCCGAGGGGCCCGAGCCACGCAAGTCGCTTCCCCAGGCGCGGCATGTGCATGTGCTGTGGTCCGGCGGCGCCCGCGCATTCGAGGAGCTGATACCCGGCATCACCGACCGCTGGCTGGCGGCAGGAGCCCGGCGCATCCCGCTGCCGACGGGCCTGGTGTCGATGACGGCTCAGGGCTGGCTTCCGCGTTGGCCGGAGATGCAGTACATGATCGCCTGTACGCGCGATCTGCTGGACTGGGTCGTACGCGAGCACGTCCTCGAACTCCCGGGCGTCTCCTTGCTCCAGGGTTACGAAATGCACGCGTTGGAGGGCGATGAGAGCCGGGTGACGGGCGTGCGCGTGCGTACTCCCGACGGGGGCGAACTCACCGTCGGCGCCGACCTCGTCCTCGACGCGAGCGGCCGCGGTTCCCGAGCCACGCAATGGCTGCGGGAACTGGGCGTGGGCGACATCGAGGAGGCGGAAGTCGACTCCGGCCTGGTGTATGCCAGCCGCGTCTACCAGGCGCCCGAGGGCAGCGAGACGTTTCCCATCGTCAACGTTCAGTCCAACCCCGGCGACCCGGTGCCGGGTCGGACAGCGACGATCGTGCCCGTCGAGTCAGGACGCTGGCTGGTGACGCTCTCGGGTACGCGAGGAGGTGAGCCCTCCCGTGATCCGGACCAGTTCGAGGCCTTCGCCCGCTCCCTCAGGCACCCGGTCGTCGGCGAGCTGATCGCGATGACCACTCCCCTCTCGGACGAGGTCACCCTGTCCCGCAGCACCGTCAACCGCCGCCACTACTTCGAGAAGGCCTCCGCATGGCCGGACGGCTTCATCGTGGTCGGCGACTCTGTGGCCACGTACAACCCGCTCTACGGTCAGGGGATGACCGTGGCAGCGCAAGGCCTCGTTGCACTGCGGAACGCCCTGCGCCGGAACGCGCTCGGTGTACGGGGGCTCTCGCGTCGTATCCAGCGGGCCATCGCCCGTCCCGCCGGCCTCGCATGGGAACTGGCGACCTCCCAGGACATCCTCTACCCGGACGCCGTGGGCAGGCAGCCGAGACCGGGCACCGCCCTCGCGAACGCCTATGTCAACCGCCTTGTCCGTACGGCAACCGGCCGCGCCCGGGCCACCCGGGCCTTCCTCGGCGTCATCACCATGTCCGAGCCCGTCACCTCGTGGCTGCAGCCGGACATCATCGTGGCAGCCCTGCGCGGTCCGGGCCGGAAGCCCCTGACGAAACCGCCCCTGACCGAGGAGGAGCTGAAGGTGGCTGCCGGCGGAGGCAGGGCGACTCAGGTCCAGCCCACGTCCACGCACTGA
- a CDS encoding helix-turn-helix domain-containing protein, producing MAAADPNPSLFVRPLGAVEKNPTALKLILGGKLRELRSVAGLDPADVDVRLGFSRSKTSRIELGRNGCKAADALALLALYEVTGEERIAEFLRLAQQSRQADWWRSYSDVLSDFFTPLVALEGAAERIRTYEPFYVPGLLQTSAYTRAVIKAGPGHLLTHEAERRVRLRQERQRQLDQPDAPHLWAVLDESVLMRAVGGPEVMRAQLEHLVEMMRRSRVTVQIAPLDVTAAIGVGTGVTYLRFALSDLKDAVYIEHLTDSTFNQRPQVVEQYRDMLDRLGACALTPAQSLEALRERIDKL from the coding sequence ATGGCCGCAGCCGATCCGAACCCCTCGTTGTTCGTACGGCCGCTGGGTGCGGTGGAGAAGAATCCCACCGCACTGAAACTGATCCTGGGCGGCAAACTGCGCGAGCTCCGCTCCGTCGCTGGGCTCGACCCCGCGGACGTCGACGTCCGGCTGGGTTTCTCGCGGTCGAAAACAAGCCGAATCGAGCTGGGCAGGAACGGCTGCAAGGCGGCAGATGCTCTGGCTCTTCTCGCTCTGTACGAAGTGACCGGCGAGGAGCGCATTGCGGAGTTCCTGCGACTCGCCCAGCAGTCGCGGCAGGCGGACTGGTGGCGCTCCTACAGTGACGTCCTGTCCGACTTCTTCACCCCGCTCGTCGCTCTCGAAGGAGCCGCTGAGCGCATCCGCACCTACGAGCCGTTCTATGTGCCGGGCCTGCTGCAGACCTCCGCCTATACCCGTGCGGTGATCAAGGCCGGGCCCGGCCACCTCCTGACGCACGAGGCCGAGCGGCGGGTCCGACTGCGCCAGGAGCGACAGCGGCAGCTCGACCAGCCGGATGCCCCGCACCTGTGGGCGGTGCTCGACGAATCCGTCCTGATGCGCGCCGTCGGTGGCCCGGAGGTGATGCGCGCACAGCTCGAGCATCTCGTGGAAATGATGCGGCGCTCCCGAGTCACGGTGCAGATCGCCCCGCTGGACGTGACAGCCGCGATCGGAGTCGGCACCGGGGTGACCTATCTGCGTTTCGCCTTGAGCGACTTGAAGGACGCCGTGTACATCGAGCACCTCACGGACTCGACCTTCAACCAACGCCCCCAGGTCGTCGAGCAGTACCGGGACATGCTCGACCGCCTCGGCGCATGCGCCCTCACGCCCGCTCAGTCGCTCGAGGCGCTGCGCGAGCGGATCGACAAACTCTGA
- a CDS encoding tRNA-dependent cyclodipeptide synthase produces the protein MTTATEIEIQSCTPVAKAAEVFEIRPYTPHCQVICAEGDHAVIGVSPGNSYFSARRITDLAQWGIDHFNQVDFVYTDLHVAEMYETLGYTPDDARRKAVKNLRGVRAKVTSAVETAGPTGGRLRAHAMSDFVGNPAYRKIHDHIWTLLDTDAEFRQTCDTLVDSFLSSKVLDGKAGTDRQREVCLKYICAEAPLFLDTPAILGVPSSLNCYHQLLPMAEMLYARGSGLRASRNQGHAMVTPAEGDSDAR, from the coding sequence TTGACGACAGCGACCGAAATCGAGATTCAGTCCTGCACACCGGTTGCGAAAGCGGCCGAAGTCTTCGAGATCCGGCCCTACACCCCCCATTGCCAGGTGATCTGTGCTGAGGGTGACCATGCCGTGATCGGTGTTTCGCCGGGCAACAGCTACTTTTCAGCCCGGCGCATCACCGATCTCGCCCAGTGGGGCATCGACCACTTCAACCAAGTCGACTTCGTCTATACCGACCTCCACGTAGCCGAAATGTACGAGACGCTCGGCTACACCCCCGATGACGCCCGCCGCAAGGCTGTCAAGAATCTGCGCGGTGTGCGGGCCAAGGTGACCAGCGCGGTCGAGACCGCCGGTCCCACGGGCGGGAGGCTCAGAGCCCATGCCATGTCGGATTTCGTGGGCAATCCGGCCTACCGGAAGATCCATGACCACATCTGGACCCTTCTGGACACGGATGCGGAGTTCCGCCAGACCTGCGACACGCTCGTGGACTCCTTCCTCTCCTCCAAGGTCCTGGACGGGAAGGCCGGCACCGACCGGCAGCGCGAGGTGTGCCTGAAGTACATCTGCGCGGAGGCCCCGTTGTTCCTGGACACCCCCGCCATCCTGGGAGTTCCTTCCTCCCTCAACTGCTACCACCAGCTCCTGCCGATGGCCGAGATGCTCTACGCGCGCGGGTCAGGACTGCGCGCCTCCCGCAACCAGGGCCATGCCATGGTCACCCCCGCAGAAGGAGACTCCGATGCCCGCTGA
- a CDS encoding SAM-dependent methyltransferase, with protein sequence MQGESLRPSAIDTTVPSVARMYDYFLGGDDNYQSDREACEELLKQVPSTKTLAVNNRRFLQRVVRMLAAEYGVRQFIDHGSGLPTRDNVHQVAQAVDPASRVVYVDNDPIVLAHGRAMLEENDRTAVIQADMRDTDEIFGHAETTRLIDFSQPVAALFVSVMHCIPDESDPAGLVRSVAERLAPGSFLVVCQLVSDRPEIRKFVTDFMAEATGGNWGRVREEQEVVQYFNGLEILEPGLVEVSTWRPDTDLAPEQETDEWLEWGGVGRLR encoded by the coding sequence ATGCAAGGGGAGTCGTTGCGCCCGAGCGCCATCGACACGACCGTGCCGAGCGTGGCGCGGATGTACGACTACTTTCTGGGGGGCGACGACAACTACCAGTCGGATCGCGAGGCCTGCGAGGAACTGCTGAAGCAGGTTCCCAGCACCAAGACGCTGGCTGTCAACAACCGCCGGTTCCTTCAGCGCGTGGTGCGGATGCTGGCGGCCGAGTACGGAGTGCGCCAGTTCATCGACCACGGGTCAGGTCTTCCCACCCGGGACAATGTCCACCAGGTCGCCCAGGCCGTTGATCCCGCCTCACGGGTGGTCTACGTCGACAACGACCCCATCGTGCTGGCGCACGGTCGGGCGATGCTGGAGGAGAACGACCGTACCGCGGTCATCCAGGCCGATATGCGGGACACCGACGAGATCTTTGGTCACGCGGAGACAACACGACTGATTGATTTCAGTCAACCGGTCGCGGCACTGTTCGTGTCGGTGATGCACTGCATCCCGGACGAGTCCGATCCGGCCGGCCTCGTACGGAGCGTCGCGGAGCGTCTGGCACCGGGTAGCTTCCTGGTCGTGTGCCAGCTCGTCAGCGACCGTCCGGAGATCCGGAAGTTCGTCACCGACTTCATGGCTGAGGCGACCGGCGGCAACTGGGGACGGGTGCGCGAGGAACAGGAAGTCGTGCAGTACTTCAATGGCCTGGAGATTCTCGAGCCGGGCCTGGTCGAGGTTTCCACCTGGCGGCCCGACACTGATCTGGCTCCCGAGCAGGAAACCGACGAGTGGCTCGAGTGGGGCGGCGTCGGCCGGCTCCGGTAG
- a CDS encoding Helicase associated domain protein, translated as MKLRPHQIEAVDAVVRALERPASTRMPAEGLRAQVIMATGSGKTFVAAQGSEKLRAGRVLVLVPSLDLLAQSVKAWREGGRTGPVLGVSSLRGDEVGFASTTDVDELVEWCRGLERVTVFATYASLGLGTLERAHQAGLRGWDLIVVDEAHRTSGRIGKPWAIVHDNQRIPSARRLYMTATPRLWQAGEENEGQGEAGSRGPGELVASMEDDPNGAFGSVCYRLSLSDAIDRGIVAPYQVVCVDVTDTAFQAAVLLGTDGRSDAVRGARLAALQTALVKAASEENLKRTLVFHHLTKEAEAFAAGLPGITAQLWADDPELYPRTIWANWLYGEHRPLHRRDVLAEFASGIAADGTVVEKAFLSSVKVLGEGVDTANCDSVFWADLRGSMPDLVQAVGRALRMKPGEGKVASLVVPVLLAPGETPDTMLTSKSYGALAKLLEALRAHDARVVETLAEPQAPSGYQPVAKTAGEKEGEAPEGVSAAARSLLKFSTPRDPAHLAAFIELRVLNPEKEHWRRGMETALVYVRHHRHLKVPFGFKAPEDTHGWPAPLAGFPLGQWIADARRMYGQGRLDEDRVGQLDALGMIWSHFDVAFDEGLAAARGWAAEHGHLLAPVEATWNGAPVGVWLKNQRAAARRARENEQRRAEGLPVPSSAGELSQERHRALEDIDPSWCPAWPVAWQRRFRLTRQHTEAGGTLPLAPGDVVIQGEDLGQWVQAQRVGWDQLTAAQQWMLEQVLGIEPATEDDTPKPKRSHGDKWAANLAAAKQYFEREGHLHVPRKHIEAVGGIEYKLGAWVANARSRAAKLPPERAEQLSAISMRWA; from the coding sequence GTGAAACTACGCCCCCACCAGATCGAAGCCGTCGACGCCGTCGTCCGGGCGCTCGAGAGGCCGGCATCCACCCGGATGCCTGCAGAGGGGCTCCGCGCTCAAGTCATCATGGCAACCGGGTCCGGGAAAACCTTCGTGGCCGCGCAGGGCTCGGAGAAGCTCCGCGCGGGTCGTGTGCTGGTCCTCGTGCCCTCGCTGGACCTGCTCGCCCAGAGCGTCAAGGCGTGGCGCGAGGGAGGCCGTACGGGTCCGGTGCTCGGGGTGTCCTCGCTGCGCGGGGACGAGGTGGGTTTCGCCAGCACCACGGACGTGGACGAGCTGGTGGAGTGGTGCCGGGGCCTAGAGCGGGTGACGGTGTTCGCCACCTACGCCTCACTCGGGCTCGGCACGCTGGAGCGTGCGCACCAGGCCGGCCTGCGCGGCTGGGACCTGATCGTGGTGGACGAGGCACACCGCACCTCGGGCCGGATCGGGAAGCCGTGGGCGATCGTCCATGACAACCAGCGGATCCCGTCGGCTCGGCGCCTCTACATGACCGCGACTCCGCGCCTGTGGCAGGCCGGGGAGGAGAACGAGGGGCAGGGCGAGGCCGGCAGCCGCGGGCCGGGTGAACTGGTCGCCTCGATGGAGGACGACCCCAACGGGGCTTTCGGGAGCGTCTGTTACCGCCTGAGTCTGTCGGACGCGATCGACCGCGGCATCGTCGCCCCGTACCAGGTCGTCTGTGTCGACGTCACCGACACCGCCTTCCAGGCCGCGGTGCTCCTGGGCACGGACGGGCGCTCCGACGCCGTACGCGGCGCCCGGCTCGCCGCCCTCCAGACCGCCCTGGTGAAAGCAGCGTCGGAGGAGAACCTGAAACGCACCCTCGTCTTCCACCACCTCACCAAAGAAGCCGAGGCCTTCGCAGCAGGCCTCCCCGGCATCACGGCGCAGCTGTGGGCAGACGATCCGGAGCTGTACCCGCGCACGATCTGGGCCAACTGGCTGTACGGCGAGCACAGGCCGCTCCACCGGCGGGACGTGCTGGCCGAGTTCGCTTCAGGGATCGCCGCGGACGGGACCGTGGTGGAGAAGGCGTTCCTCAGCTCCGTGAAGGTGCTGGGCGAAGGCGTCGACACCGCCAACTGCGACTCTGTGTTCTGGGCGGACCTGCGCGGCTCTATGCCCGACCTGGTCCAGGCCGTGGGCCGGGCGCTGCGGATGAAGCCCGGCGAGGGGAAGGTGGCCTCCCTCGTGGTGCCGGTGCTGCTCGCACCGGGCGAGACGCCCGACACCATGCTCACGTCGAAGTCCTACGGGGCACTGGCCAAACTGCTGGAGGCCCTTCGCGCACACGATGCCCGGGTCGTGGAGACGCTGGCAGAGCCGCAGGCCCCGAGCGGGTACCAGCCCGTCGCCAAGACCGCCGGCGAGAAGGAGGGCGAGGCGCCCGAGGGTGTCAGCGCGGCCGCCCGAAGCCTGCTGAAGTTCTCCACGCCCCGCGATCCGGCGCACCTCGCGGCGTTCATCGAACTGCGTGTCCTCAACCCGGAGAAGGAGCACTGGCGGCGCGGGATGGAGACCGCCCTCGTCTACGTACGCCACCACCGCCATCTGAAAGTACCGTTCGGTTTCAAAGCCCCCGAGGACACGCACGGGTGGCCGGCCCCGCTCGCCGGGTTCCCGCTCGGGCAATGGATCGCCGACGCCCGACGTATGTACGGACAGGGGCGGCTGGACGAGGACCGCGTCGGGCAGCTCGACGCCCTCGGCATGATCTGGTCGCACTTCGACGTCGCGTTCGACGAAGGCCTCGCCGCAGCGCGCGGCTGGGCCGCCGAACACGGCCACCTCCTGGCACCCGTCGAGGCCACATGGAACGGGGCGCCGGTCGGCGTCTGGCTCAAGAACCAGCGAGCCGCCGCACGCCGGGCGAGGGAGAACGAGCAGCGGCGCGCCGAGGGACTGCCCGTCCCGTCATCGGCCGGGGAACTGTCACAAGAACGGCACCGGGCGCTGGAGGACATCGACCCGTCCTGGTGCCCGGCCTGGCCAGTCGCCTGGCAACGCCGCTTCCGCCTCACCCGACAACACACCGAGGCCGGCGGAACACTGCCGCTGGCCCCGGGCGACGTCGTCATCCAGGGCGAGGACTTGGGGCAGTGGGTTCAGGCGCAACGCGTCGGATGGGATCAGCTCACAGCCGCACAGCAATGGATGCTCGAGCAGGTCCTCGGCATCGAACCCGCGACCGAAGACGACACACCCAAACCGAAGCGCAGCCACGGCGACAAGTGGGCGGCGAACCTTGCCGCAGCCAAACAGTACTTCGAGCGGGAGGGCCACCTGCACGTCCCGCGCAAACACATCGAGGCCGTCGGCGGTATTGAGTACAAGCTGGGTGCCTGGGTCGCCAACGCCCGCAGCAGAGCCGCGAAACTGCCACCAGAACGCGCGGAACAGCTGTCCGCCATCAGCATGCGATGGGCCTAG
- a CDS encoding toxin-antitoxin system, toxin component: MRELRYELAGALELAGPSRPDEVFQALCEHLSKRRGRPVAYHLVDFPPGTASGLYLDMTDRDIICIQARTSPWHQLVIFGHEVWHMIAGHCGQHETGSAVAASLLEDGADMNSALQNAAARTDFRQTEESDAEFFGMELGAHLRTWVEGTESAAPRSGLAKRIQTSLGHRQG, encoded by the coding sequence ATGCGCGAGCTCCGTTACGAACTGGCGGGTGCTCTCGAGCTGGCCGGTCCGTCCAGGCCCGACGAGGTGTTCCAAGCTCTCTGTGAGCACCTGAGCAAGCGTCGCGGCAGGCCGGTGGCGTACCACCTGGTGGACTTCCCGCCAGGGACGGCCAGCGGCCTGTACCTGGACATGACCGACCGGGACATCATCTGCATCCAGGCAAGGACGAGCCCCTGGCACCAGTTGGTCATCTTCGGCCATGAGGTGTGGCACATGATCGCCGGTCACTGCGGACAGCACGAGACTGGTTCAGCCGTGGCCGCCAGTCTCCTCGAGGATGGCGCTGACATGAACTCCGCCCTGCAGAACGCGGCCGCACGCACGGACTTCCGGCAGACGGAGGAATCCGACGCCGAGTTCTTCGGCATGGAGCTGGGAGCTCATCTCCGCACATGGGTGGAGGGGACGGAGAGCGCGGCACCCCGCAGTGGGCTGGCCAAGCGGATCCAGACCTCGCTCGGGCATCGCCAGGGCTGA
- a CDS encoding MAB_1171c family putative transporter codes for MRNSDYYFPAVALGIAFVAKLPALRRGWRSPLVRSVCFLVFAAAICFFFAAPPTIEAVNDLTGIPNFSGPLVYCVMCAFSCACLVLIVNWRGGPDETVRRSSRRWIAGYTAAIIALPVFFALGDAPVERLRDLDTYYATTPFIREMIVTYLVAHMVSAVVTTALCVRWARAVGDWLRVGLVVLVIGFVLNLLFGLAKLTAVVARWTGRDWDALSTTLAPPIVAAGGLIVTVGFLLPLLGPQISDVCHAWITYLRLGPLWRQLRATPGDHAPLPQIPWWAAPDMRLTVRETVIHDELLKLQPHLDDCVRQRAHDAAIDSHASPQDAEVVGAAAMVVAAVEASTRTPEPDPQAESRVPAGAVALTAALGPGRGRLVQLSRALHSPFVAAARKEAATYSESSTR; via the coding sequence GTGCGAAACTCTGACTACTACTTTCCCGCCGTCGCACTCGGCATCGCTTTCGTTGCCAAACTGCCCGCGCTGAGGCGCGGTTGGCGAAGTCCCCTGGTGCGTTCGGTCTGTTTCCTGGTCTTTGCCGCGGCTATCTGCTTCTTCTTCGCAGCTCCGCCCACCATCGAGGCGGTCAACGACCTCACGGGAATCCCGAACTTCTCAGGTCCGCTGGTCTACTGCGTCATGTGCGCTTTCAGCTGTGCCTGCCTTGTGCTCATCGTCAACTGGCGGGGCGGTCCCGACGAAACGGTCCGGCGCAGTTCGCGGAGGTGGATCGCCGGCTACACCGCGGCCATCATCGCCTTGCCCGTTTTCTTCGCACTGGGGGACGCACCGGTCGAGCGGCTCCGTGACCTGGACACCTACTACGCCACCACGCCGTTCATCCGGGAGATGATCGTCACCTATCTCGTGGCGCACATGGTCTCCGCCGTCGTCACAACGGCCCTGTGCGTGCGCTGGGCTCGTGCCGTCGGGGACTGGCTTCGCGTGGGCCTGGTCGTGCTCGTGATCGGATTCGTGCTCAACCTGCTCTTCGGCCTCGCCAAACTGACCGCGGTCGTCGCCCGGTGGACGGGCAGAGACTGGGACGCCCTCAGCACGACACTGGCACCGCCCATCGTCGCCGCCGGCGGCCTGATCGTGACCGTCGGCTTCCTGCTGCCGCTCCTGGGCCCGCAGATCAGCGATGTCTGTCACGCCTGGATCACCTATCTGCGTCTCGGCCCGTTGTGGCGGCAGCTGCGAGCCACCCCGGGAGACCACGCCCCGCTGCCGCAGATCCCCTGGTGGGCCGCTCCCGACATGCGTCTGACTGTGCGGGAGACCGTCATCCACGATGAACTGCTCAAACTCCAGCCGCACCTCGACGACTGTGTCCGGCAACGCGCGCACGACGCAGCGATCGACAGCCACGCGTCGCCCCAGGACGCGGAAGTCGTGGGGGCGGCAGCCATGGTGGTTGCCGCCGTGGAAGCGAGCACCAGGACGCCGGAGCCGGACCCGCAGGCCGAAAGCCGCGTCCCGGCCGGAGCAGTCGCGCTGACAGCGGCACTCGGCCCAGGACGCGGGCGGCTCGTGCAGCTTTCACGCGCCCTCCATTCCCCCTTCGTCGCCGCTGCACGCAAGGAAGCGGCCACCTACTCAGAGAGCAGTACTCGATGA
- a CDS encoding DUF397 domain-containing protein has product MKAGALSPVTWTKSSHSNATGNCVEVAALPGDRVAIRNSRDPHGPALIYTREEVAAFVAGARSGDFDFMIG; this is encoded by the coding sequence ATGAAGGCCGGCGCATTGAGCCCGGTGACGTGGACCAAGAGCAGTCACAGCAACGCGACGGGGAACTGCGTGGAGGTGGCGGCGCTGCCGGGCGATCGGGTCGCGATTCGCAATTCCCGTGACCCGCACGGTCCGGCTCTCATCTATACGCGCGAGGAGGTTGCGGCGTTCGTCGCGGGCGCCCGGAGCGGTGACTTCGACTTCATGATTGGCTGA
- a CDS encoding ATP-binding protein, with product MSTSTRQGSRLHVGEPGAEPLFRLTRSSERERERGLDQGINTSGFAACGLDGQLQNAPQARRFVEVTLNGWALQLLVPDATLVVSELVTNAVRHALEPAPDASEYPLWLGIFLRPGDLVCAVSDPSSTPPCQRNPDDSDSGGRGLNLVSALSDSLHWSLTPPQGKTVWATLRLPAKAA from the coding sequence TTGAGCACAAGCACCAGGCAGGGATCCCGGCTCCATGTCGGCGAACCCGGCGCCGAACCGCTCTTCCGATTAACTCGTTCGAGTGAGCGGGAGCGAGAGCGGGGCCTGGACCAGGGCATCAACACGTCCGGATTCGCCGCCTGCGGTCTGGACGGTCAGCTGCAGAACGCTCCGCAGGCACGACGCTTCGTCGAGGTCACCCTCAACGGATGGGCGCTGCAACTCCTCGTCCCCGACGCCACCCTGGTCGTCAGCGAGCTCGTCACCAACGCCGTCCGGCACGCGCTGGAACCGGCCCCCGACGCGTCCGAATACCCTCTCTGGCTCGGGATCTTCCTGCGCCCCGGTGATCTGGTCTGCGCTGTCTCCGACCCGAGCTCCACCCCGCCCTGTCAGCGCAACCCCGACGACTCAGATTCCGGCGGACGAGGTCTCAACCTCGTCAGCGCCCTGAGCGACAGCCTGCACTGGTCCCTCACGCCGCCGCAGGGAAAGACCGTCTGGGCGACTCTGCGCCTTCCCGCGAAGGCAGCCTGA
- a CDS encoding cytochrome P450, whose amino-acid sequence MPAETLPDRPAGALLDFPFSWRGDELPHEIEELRNEPVKRVRTIAGDEAWLVSSYPLCKQVLEDRRFSLKDTSAPGVPRQYALTIPPEVVNNMGNITGAGLRKAVLRALNPKADGLVEWMRSYASGLVDALMDQGAPADLRAHFSNPYAEALHCRMLGIPLEDAPRLAASLDIAFMNSACPVTGAKLNWDRDMAYMVERLDDPSTTGLMAEIAALRQDEEYAHLTDEMLATVGVTMFGAGVISTSAFLTMAVFSLLQHPEVAAELREDPGKIPAAVDELLRINLSIGDGLPRLALEDVTLGDVEVRKGELVLVLVEGANFDPEVFADPHRMDVGRENSTAHLSFGGGQHYCPATMLGKKHTEIALETLLERMPDLQLAVPVEQLVWRTGFMKRMPERLPVMW is encoded by the coding sequence ATGCCCGCTGAGACGCTGCCCGACCGGCCCGCAGGGGCGCTCCTCGACTTCCCGTTCTCCTGGCGGGGCGACGAACTGCCGCACGAGATAGAGGAGTTGCGCAACGAGCCCGTCAAGCGGGTCCGTACGATCGCCGGCGACGAGGCGTGGCTGGTGTCCTCCTATCCGCTGTGCAAACAGGTCCTTGAGGACAGGCGGTTCAGTCTGAAGGACACGTCGGCGCCGGGTGTGCCGAGGCAGTACGCGCTGACGATCCCGCCGGAGGTCGTCAACAACATGGGCAACATCACGGGGGCGGGGCTTCGCAAGGCGGTGCTCAGGGCGCTCAATCCGAAGGCTGACGGCCTGGTGGAGTGGATGCGGTCGTACGCGTCCGGTCTGGTCGACGCCCTGATGGACCAGGGGGCGCCGGCGGATCTGAGGGCGCACTTCTCCAACCCGTATGCGGAGGCACTGCACTGCCGGATGCTCGGCATCCCGCTGGAGGACGCTCCCCGCCTGGCCGCGAGTCTGGACATCGCGTTCATGAACTCCGCCTGCCCGGTCACCGGCGCGAAGCTGAACTGGGACCGCGACATGGCGTACATGGTGGAGCGACTGGACGACCCGTCCACCACCGGGCTGATGGCCGAAATCGCGGCGCTGCGTCAGGACGAGGAGTACGCCCATCTCACGGACGAGATGCTCGCCACGGTCGGCGTGACGATGTTCGGCGCGGGGGTGATCTCGACCTCGGCGTTCCTGACGATGGCCGTCTTCTCTCTCCTCCAGCACCCTGAGGTGGCGGCAGAACTGCGCGAGGACCCCGGCAAGATCCCCGCGGCGGTCGATGAGCTGCTGAGGATCAACCTGTCGATCGGTGACGGCCTGCCGCGACTTGCCCTCGAAGACGTCACGCTCGGGGACGTAGAGGTCAGGAAGGGCGAACTGGTCCTGGTCCTCGTCGAGGGCGCCAATTTCGACCCCGAGGTGTTCGCCGATCCGCACCGGATGGACGTCGGCCGTGAGAACAGCACGGCGCATCTGTCCTTCGGGGGCGGTCAGCACTACTGCCCCGCCACCATGCTGGGCAAGAAGCACACGGAGATCGCCCTGGAGACGCTGCTCGAGCGGATGCCGGACCTGCAACTCGCGGTCCCCGTCGAACAGCTGGTATGGCGGACCGGGTTCATGAAGCGGATGCCCGAGAGGCTCCCCGTCATGTGGTAG